The Muricauda sp. SCSIO 65647 genome includes a region encoding these proteins:
- a CDS encoding carboxypeptidase-like regulatory domain-containing protein, translated as MKFSALFALFVLVTTLSFSQDDSREILRGQVLYRGNNVENENVINSTTGFATITDENGRFLIRVKAGDQLVFTAVNYQLEIVQITQEIIENRRLVVEVTEKVTELDEVVVTPEDQERFLEVKNEDFKQFDYEIDRTTEVENIAESQSVRGMRDGLNVANVFRALFKAVKNGGDVGRPPLKVSDVLRQVYDDEFFVADLRLPQDKIDAFLVYCDDRIPSEALLRKENEFQLIDFLVTQSKNFLKQLNEE; from the coding sequence ATGAAGTTTTCGGCACTTTTTGCTCTTTTCGTACTAGTGACTACCCTTTCTTTTTCCCAAGATGACAGCCGTGAAATCTTACGGGGACAAGTACTGTATCGGGGCAATAATGTTGAAAATGAGAATGTCATCAACTCTACGACAGGTTTTGCCACGATCACCGATGAAAACGGACGGTTTCTGATCAGGGTCAAGGCTGGTGACCAGCTAGTATTCACCGCGGTGAACTATCAATTGGAAATTGTTCAGATTACCCAAGAGATCATTGAAAACCGGCGTTTGGTGGTAGAGGTCACCGAAAAGGTCACCGAACTTGACGAGGTGGTGGTCACCCCTGAAGACCAGGAGCGGTTTCTAGAGGTCAAAAACGAAGATTTCAAGCAGTTTGACTATGAAATTGACCGAACCACAGAAGTAGAGAATATCGCAGAATCACAGTCGGTACGGGGTATGCGCGACGGACTCAATGTGGCCAATGTTTTTAGGGCGCTCTTCAAGGCGGTAAAAAATGGGGGAGATGTTGGAAGACCACCGCTCAAGGTAAGCGATGTGCTGCGCCAAGTGTATGATGACGAATTTTTTGTGGCCGACCTTCGGTTGCCCCAAGACAAGATCGATGCTTTTTTGGTCTATTGCGATGATAGGATTCCCTCTGAGGCATTGCTACGAAAAGAGAACGAGTTTCAACTCATCGATTTTCTGGTGACCCAAAGCAAGAATTTTTTGAAACAGTTGAATGAGGAGTAG
- a CDS encoding gliding motility-associated C-terminal domain-containing protein yields MKLLLNIVFLLGASLSCAQTALYKSGNLQVHGNGQIGFHTDLINDGVFDNNQGLVGFYGTETLNVSGAFATQFQDMEVMVDNGLSLNTTMAVTNNANFVVGDIITPKNLIDVYFEFMDDAFFSGENDAAKVDGFVAVSNKRFFSFPVGDAEYLRPLILDSDSNNDLARCAYFFENPSNPTSLSEQFDTDSRVRDIGEISPNEFWIIQGNVPSRVTISWNSRSNLSVLASTPEDLVIVGYNISTGQWVILGNSAFSGDIDQGFMTSETFVPDDFAAITFGTVPLPTDIFVVNNPTLGGYFVSPNGDGINDVLVIDGMEESPNNSIQIFNRFGQKVYERTNYTNEFNGTSNFGNFVINRDAGLPEGIYYYLVTLNDIDEGVQYQGFFFLDR; encoded by the coding sequence GTGAAGCTACTGCTCAACATAGTATTTTTATTGGGTGCGTCGCTTAGCTGCGCCCAAACCGCCCTGTACAAGAGCGGTAACCTGCAAGTGCACGGTAATGGGCAGATAGGCTTTCATACCGACTTGATCAATGACGGGGTATTTGATAACAACCAAGGGCTGGTCGGTTTTTATGGTACCGAGACCCTAAATGTGTCGGGCGCCTTTGCCACCCAATTTCAAGATATGGAGGTCATGGTCGATAACGGCTTATCGCTTAACACGACCATGGCCGTGACCAACAATGCCAATTTTGTGGTGGGCGACATCATCACTCCCAAAAACCTCATCGATGTCTATTTTGAGTTTATGGACGATGCCTTTTTCAGCGGTGAGAACGATGCCGCCAAGGTCGATGGTTTTGTCGCCGTTTCAAACAAGCGGTTCTTTTCGTTTCCTGTGGGTGATGCCGAATATCTGCGCCCATTGATACTCGATTCTGATAGCAACAACGATCTGGCCCGCTGTGCCTATTTTTTTGAAAATCCGTCGAACCCGACATCGCTTTCAGAGCAGTTTGATACCGACAGCAGAGTGCGCGATATAGGTGAAATCTCGCCGAACGAATTCTGGATAATACAGGGCAACGTGCCTTCGAGGGTCACCATCAGTTGGAACTCTCGTAGCAATCTTTCGGTCTTGGCCTCAACGCCCGAAGACCTTGTCATCGTGGGATACAATATTTCAACGGGCCAATGGGTCATTTTGGGCAATTCGGCCTTTAGTGGTGACATCGATCAGGGCTTTATGACTTCCGAAACCTTTGTGCCCGATGATTTTGCGGCCATCACTTTCGGCACCGTACCCCTGCCCACCGATATTTTTGTAGTGAACAACCCAACTTTGGGGGGCTATTTTGTGAGTCCGAATGGTGATGGCATCAATGATGTTTTGGTCATCGATGGTATGGAAGAATCACCCAACAACAGCATTCAGATCTTTAACCGCTTTGGCCAAAAGGTGTATGAAAGAACCAATTACACCAACGAATTCAATGGAACATCGAATTTTGGCAATTTTGTGATCAACCGAGATGCAGGGCTCCCCGAGGGCATTTACTACTACTTGGTCACGCTTAACGACATTGATGAGGGCGTTCAATACCAAGGCTTCTTCTTTTTAGACAGGTGA
- a CDS encoding M15 family metallopeptidase encodes MQRRSFIKNSGLAGLAVTAFPQNLLGPQEEFTTEELMGKADIALFGEGINLRKEAHDAYVKMKEAAQKEGFDIKMVSSYRDFYRQRSIWERKYIRFTEDDEMPPLDAIEKIIEYSTIPGTSRHHWGTDIDIIDGNAQVSGDVLVTEKFEKGGAFEDLKLWLDDNAEKFDFHLVYTDDPKRKGFKYEPWHYSYAPLSIPMLIAYRKLNLLKLLSKEDFLGSEHFTTGFLKTYIQDNILDINQDLL; translated from the coding sequence ATGCAACGACGTTCATTCATCAAAAACTCAGGGTTGGCAGGGCTGGCCGTGACCGCTTTTCCACAGAATCTATTGGGTCCACAAGAAGAATTTACTACCGAAGAACTGATGGGCAAGGCCGATATCGCCCTTTTTGGAGAAGGGATCAACTTACGAAAAGAGGCCCACGACGCCTATGTAAAAATGAAGGAAGCGGCCCAAAAAGAGGGGTTTGACATAAAGATGGTATCGAGTTATCGCGATTTTTACAGACAGCGGTCCATTTGGGAACGTAAGTACATTCGCTTCACCGAAGATGATGAAATGCCCCCTTTGGATGCCATTGAGAAAATCATCGAGTATTCGACCATACCCGGCACCAGTAGGCACCATTGGGGTACCGATATCGATATTATCGATGGAAATGCTCAGGTCAGTGGCGATGTCTTGGTGACCGAAAAATTTGAAAAGGGCGGTGCCTTCGAAGATCTTAAGCTGTGGCTGGACGATAATGCGGAGAAATTCGATTTTCATTTGGTCTATACCGATGATCCCAAACGAAAAGGGTTTAAATACGAGCCCTGGCATTACAGTTATGCCCCACTTTCGATACCCATGCTCATCGCGTACCGAAAACTCAATCTGTTAAAATTGCTGTCAAAAGAAGATTTTTTGGGATCTGAGCACTTCACCACCGGTTTTTTGAAGACTTATATACAAGACAACATTTTGGATATCAACCAAGATCTTCTGTAG
- a CDS encoding M48 family metalloprotease — MRSRGSWKIRILIGLAIVAFAFIQRCNNKEENPYTGRVQNINMTAEQEIAIGLQSAPQMAQQHGGLYPDERLQTLVDAVGQKLVNNSIARETPYQYDFHLLADDRTINAFALPGGQCFITYALFEQLNEAQLAGVLGHEIGHVIGRHSAERIAETNFWRTVSMGASVGADAGDIVGSIGQNTLLKNGRGDELESDELGVLFMIQAGYDPNEMIEVMKILKAAAGPNRVPEFQSTHPDPENRIEKIKEAIKKHEGR; from the coding sequence ATGAGAAGTAGGGGCAGCTGGAAAATCCGGATACTGATCGGTCTGGCCATTGTGGCCTTCGCCTTTATTCAACGATGCAACAACAAAGAAGAAAACCCGTATACCGGAAGGGTACAGAATATCAATATGACCGCTGAGCAAGAGATTGCCATCGGTCTTCAAAGTGCCCCACAGATGGCCCAACAGCATGGGGGGCTGTATCCTGACGAACGCTTACAGACCTTAGTAGATGCCGTAGGGCAAAAATTGGTCAATAACAGTATCGCCCGTGAAACACCCTATCAATATGACTTTCATTTATTGGCCGATGACCGCACCATTAATGCCTTTGCATTACCGGGAGGGCAGTGCTTTATTACCTATGCACTGTTCGAGCAACTCAATGAGGCCCAGTTGGCCGGGGTATTGGGCCATGAGATTGGGCATGTCATAGGGCGCCATTCAGCCGAAAGAATTGCCGAGACCAATTTTTGGCGCACCGTCTCAATGGGGGCCAGTGTTGGGGCCGATGCCGGAGACATTGTGGGCAGTATCGGGCAGAACACCTTACTGAAAAATGGTCGCGGTGATGAACTAGAAAGTGATGAATTGGGCGTGCTCTTCATGATTCAAGCAGGTTATGACCCAAATGAAATGATCGAGGTCATGAAAATACTGAAAGCTGCCGCAGGCCCCAATAGAGTGCCCGAGTTTCAGAGCACACATCCCGATCCTGAAAACCGTATTGAAAAAATAAAGGAGGCCATCAAAAAGCATGAAGGTCGATGA
- a CDS encoding DUF6747 family protein: MGTFLHFKNLYVQAFDNCKPEVLVILLKAYSIFCAIMLSMAVYAFLYRAFTGFDF; encoded by the coding sequence ATGGGAACTTTTTTACATTTCAAAAACCTTTATGTTCAAGCCTTTGACAATTGTAAGCCAGAGGTATTGGTCATATTGCTAAAGGCCTATTCCATTTTTTGTGCCATCATGTTATCAATGGCCGTATATGCTTTTTTATATAGGGCCTTCACAGGATTTGACTTTTGA
- a CDS encoding ankyrin repeat domain-containing protein — MKKTILTLLVACVFGFAHAGTIDETAKVTKDISLIEDFELNSFCKAIMKGDVDLVKKMIALGEDVNQKSLGMAPVHFAARYNKAEILEVLLANGANIKKRCDKGYTAKKHAELSNATEALEVIEAAMKK, encoded by the coding sequence ATGAAAAAAACAATCCTGACACTATTGGTGGCCTGTGTATTCGGTTTCGCACATGCAGGTACTATTGACGAAACGGCCAAAGTTACAAAAGACATTAGCCTAATCGAAGACTTTGAACTTAATTCTTTCTGTAAGGCGATCATGAAAGGTGATGTTGACCTTGTAAAAAAGATGATCGCTCTTGGCGAAGACGTAAATCAGAAATCTTTGGGCATGGCTCCCGTTCATTTTGCCGCACGATACAATAAGGCGGAAATATTGGAAGTTTTGCTGGCCAATGGTGCCAACATCAAAAAAAGGTGTGACAAAGGCTATACTGCAAAAAAGCATGCTGAACTTTCGAATGCGACCGAAGCGTTGGAGGTTATTGAAGCCGCTATGAAAAAATGA
- the gpmI gene encoding 2,3-bisphosphoglycerate-independent phosphoglycerate mutase codes for MRKKVILMILDGWGISPNPEVSAIEKAHTPFIDALYEKYANAQLLTDGMNVGLPEGQMGNSEVGHMNLGAGRIVYQDLAKINMAVKEDTLKDEKVLFEAFEHAKNNNKAVHFLGLVSDGGVHSHIDHLKALIKAADESGVQASYVHAFTDGRDVDPKSGKGFLQEVVDFSKDKNTRLASVIGRYYAMDRDKRWERVKLAYDLIVNGKGEPFDDITEAMQKSYDNDITDEFIKPILLEGNGIIKEGDIVIFFNFRTDRGRELTQVLSQQNMHEHNMHKLNLYYVTMTNYDDTFEGIKVIYGKENIRETLGEVLSKAGKKQIRIAETEKYPHVTFFFNGGREEPFDGEERILCPSPKVATYDLKPEMSAYEVRDAIVPKLKDSVADFVCLNFANPDMVGHTGVMKAAIKACETVDECAQAVINTGLENGYSTIVIADHGNCDTMVNADGSPNTAHTTNPVPLIMVDNEIKQIKSGVLGDIAPTILKMMGIEKPQLMTQEPLI; via the coding sequence ATGAGAAAAAAAGTAATATTGATGATTTTGGATGGATGGGGCATTTCACCTAACCCTGAAGTTTCGGCAATTGAAAAAGCACACACCCCATTTATCGACGCTCTCTATGAAAAATATGCCAACGCCCAACTATTGACCGATGGCATGAACGTGGGACTTCCAGAAGGGCAAATGGGAAACAGTGAGGTAGGGCATATGAACCTTGGTGCGGGCAGAATTGTTTATCAAGATCTGGCAAAAATTAATATGGCGGTCAAAGAAGATACCCTAAAAGATGAAAAAGTGCTTTTTGAAGCCTTTGAACATGCCAAAAACAACAACAAAGCCGTCCATTTTTTAGGTCTGGTAAGCGATGGCGGCGTACACAGCCATATCGATCATCTAAAAGCACTGATAAAGGCAGCTGATGAAAGTGGTGTTCAAGCATCATATGTTCACGCCTTCACAGATGGCCGCGATGTGGATCCAAAAAGCGGAAAAGGTTTTCTACAAGAAGTGGTCGATTTCAGTAAAGATAAGAACACAAGGCTGGCGTCGGTCATCGGCCGTTATTATGCCATGGACCGGGATAAAAGATGGGAACGGGTGAAATTGGCGTATGACCTCATCGTCAACGGCAAAGGTGAGCCTTTTGATGATATTACCGAGGCCATGCAGAAAAGCTATGACAATGACATCACCGATGAATTTATAAAACCGATTCTTTTAGAGGGCAACGGAATCATAAAGGAAGGTGACATCGTTATTTTCTTCAATTTCAGGACCGATCGCGGCCGAGAGCTCACCCAAGTGTTGAGCCAACAAAACATGCATGAGCACAACATGCACAAACTGAACCTTTATTATGTCACCATGACCAATTATGATGACACATTTGAAGGTATCAAAGTAATCTACGGCAAGGAAAATATAAGGGAAACCCTGGGTGAGGTACTCTCAAAAGCCGGTAAAAAACAGATCAGGATCGCAGAGACGGAAAAATATCCCCATGTGACCTTCTTTTTCAACGGTGGAAGGGAAGAACCTTTTGATGGCGAGGAGCGCATTCTATGTCCTTCGCCCAAAGTGGCCACCTATGATCTGAAGCCAGAAATGAGTGCTTACGAAGTAAGGGATGCCATTGTTCCGAAATTGAAGGATAGCGTTGCTGACTTTGTCTGTCTCAATTTCGCAAATCCAGACATGGTAGGCCATACAGGTGTCATGAAAGCTGCCATCAAAGCATGTGAAACCGTAGACGAATGTGCCCAAGCCGTCATCAATACAGGATTGGAAAATGGTTATTCGACCATTGTCATCGCCGACCACGGCAATTGCGATACCATGGTCAATGCTGACGGTAGTCCGAATACGGCCCATACCACCAATCCGGTACCCCTGATTATGGTAGATAATGAAATCAAACAAATAAAAAGTGGGGTTTTGGGAGACATTGCACCGACCATCTTAAAAATGATGGGTATTGAAAAACCGCAATTGATGACACAAGAACCGTTGATATAG
- a CDS encoding glycoside hydrolase family 97 protein, translating into MKRFSLVLTFISISIFGLAQELQSPSANFSMTFSLEDGRPTYELSLEGNKIIAQSSLGFELKDMPALLDGFTVIDTKTSTFDETWKPVWGESNSIRNHYNELLVKLAQPATNRFMNIRFRLFDDGLGFRYEFPEQPNLIYFVITDEKTQFAMTGDHKTFWIPGDYDTQEYDYTTSKLSQISSLMPKAVTPNASQTPFSKTGVQTALLMKTEEGTYINLHEAALIGYSCMHLELDEENLIFESHLTPDAIGNMAYMQAPANTPWRTVIASKNAADILLSNMTLNLNEPCVFEDTSWIKPVKYIGVWWELITGKSSWAYTDELPSVRLGETDYTKTTPNGKHAANTEHVKKHIDFAAQHGFDQVLVEGWNQGWEDWFGKSKDFVFDFLTPYPDFDVKELRDYAKEKEVRLMMHHETSGSVRNYERFMDAAYDFMVENNYNSVKSGYVGDIIPRGEHHYGQWMINHYLHAITVAAEHHIMVNAHEAVRPTGLRRTYPNLIGNESARGTEYEAFGGNNADHTTILPFTRLIGGPMDYTPGVFEPDVSKYNPNNRSWVNTTIARQLALYVTMYSPLQMAADLPETYEKHLDAFQFIKDVGLDWDTSLVLEAEPGDYITYARKEKDTDNWFVGRTNDEEPRTSTISFDFLDDDKKYVATIYGDTKNTHYKENPKEYQIRKYQVTSKSKLKQFCAPGGGYAISIMATSDRNDLKGLKRL; encoded by the coding sequence ATGAAAAGATTTTCTCTTGTACTGACATTTATCTCCATTTCCATTTTTGGTCTGGCCCAAGAACTGCAATCTCCCAGTGCCAATTTTTCGATGACATTTTCTTTAGAGGATGGTAGGCCTACCTATGAACTATCGTTAGAGGGGAACAAAATCATAGCGCAAAGTAGCTTAGGGTTTGAATTGAAAGATATGCCGGCATTGTTGGATGGCTTTACCGTTATCGATACCAAAACCAGTACTTTCGACGAAACCTGGAAACCCGTATGGGGCGAATCCAACAGTATACGCAATCATTACAACGAATTGTTGGTAAAACTGGCGCAGCCTGCCACCAACCGTTTCATGAACATTCGATTTCGGCTTTTTGACGATGGTCTGGGCTTTAGGTATGAATTTCCCGAACAACCGAATCTGATCTATTTTGTCATCACCGACGAAAAGACCCAGTTCGCCATGACGGGCGACCACAAAACCTTTTGGATTCCCGGTGATTATGACACCCAAGAGTATGATTACACAACCTCAAAACTATCCCAGATTTCAAGTCTGATGCCCAAAGCGGTAACACCCAATGCCTCACAGACACCGTTTTCAAAAACAGGGGTGCAAACCGCTTTGTTGATGAAAACCGAAGAGGGAACCTATATCAATTTGCACGAGGCCGCACTAATCGGCTATTCTTGCATGCACCTTGAACTAGATGAGGAAAATCTCATCTTTGAGTCACATTTGACACCTGATGCGATTGGCAATATGGCCTATATGCAGGCACCGGCCAATACCCCTTGGCGTACGGTCATTGCCAGTAAAAATGCTGCTGACATTCTCTTGTCGAACATGACCTTGAACTTGAACGAGCCCTGTGTCTTTGAAGACACCTCTTGGATAAAACCGGTAAAGTACATAGGGGTCTGGTGGGAATTGATCACGGGTAAAAGCTCATGGGCCTATACCGACGAACTACCAAGTGTCAGACTAGGGGAAACCGATTACACCAAAACTACCCCAAACGGAAAACATGCCGCCAATACAGAACATGTAAAAAAACATATCGATTTCGCCGCCCAACATGGTTTTGACCAGGTTTTGGTAGAAGGTTGGAACCAAGGATGGGAAGACTGGTTCGGCAAATCGAAAGATTTTGTCTTTGACTTTCTGACACCCTATCCCGATTTTGACGTGAAAGAATTAAGAGACTATGCAAAAGAAAAAGAAGTTCGCCTTATGATGCACCATGAAACTTCAGGATCGGTGAGAAACTATGAACGCTTCATGGATGCCGCCTACGATTTCATGGTCGAAAACAATTACAATTCAGTGAAGAGCGGCTATGTAGGCGATATCATTCCAAGGGGTGAACATCATTATGGCCAGTGGATGATAAACCACTACCTCCATGCCATCACCGTGGCTGCCGAACACCATATCATGGTCAATGCCCATGAAGCGGTACGACCTACAGGTTTGCGTAGAACCTATCCTAATTTAATAGGCAACGAATCGGCTAGGGGCACTGAATATGAAGCTTTTGGGGGCAACAATGCCGATCATACGACCATTTTGCCCTTTACCAGGTTGATCGGCGGACCTATGGATTATACCCCGGGAGTATTCGAGCCAGATGTCAGTAAATATAACCCTAACAACCGTTCTTGGGTGAATACCACAATAGCCAGGCAATTGGCATTGTATGTGACCATGTACAGCCCCTTACAAATGGCCGCAGACCTACCCGAGACGTATGAAAAGCACTTAGACGCTTTTCAATTTATAAAGGATGTGGGGCTTGATTGGGATACCAGCTTGGTACTCGAAGCAGAACCAGGTGATTACATCACTTATGCCCGTAAGGAAAAGGATACCGATAATTGGTTTGTAGGCCGCACCAATGATGAAGAGCCAAGAACTTCGACCATTTCCTTTGATTTTTTGGATGACGACAAAAAGTATGTGGCGACCATTTACGGTGATACCAAAAACACCCATTACAAAGAAAATCCGAAAGAATATCAAATTCGAAAATATCAGGTTACCAGTAAATCCAAACTAAAGCAATTTTGTGCTCCTGGCGGGGGTTATGCCATCAGTATTATGGCCACTTCTGATAGAAATGACCTGAAGGGCCTAAAACGGTTATGA
- the map gene encoding type I methionyl aminopeptidase, with protein sequence MINIKTAEEIELMRESALVVSKTLGMLASEIKPGANPLKLDKMAEEFIRGQGAEPGFLGMYDFPNTLNWSPNAQVVHGIPNEEPLKEGDIISVDCGALKNGFYGDHAYTFEVGEVTEETKKLLQVTKESLYVGIRQFKLGNRVGDVGYAIQNFCESHGYGVVRELVGHGLGTKLHETPEMPNYGKRGRGKKFVNGMVVAIEPMINMGTRRIKQLNDGWTILTADGKPSAHFEHDVALIDGRPELLSTFQYIYDALGIVSDEEVEFKRHEFH encoded by the coding sequence ATGATCAATATCAAGACAGCAGAAGAAATCGAACTCATGCGCGAGAGTGCTCTGGTCGTTTCGAAGACCTTGGGTATGCTGGCTTCTGAAATAAAACCAGGGGCCAATCCTTTGAAGCTCGATAAAATGGCCGAAGAATTCATTCGCGGCCAAGGTGCCGAACCGGGTTTTTTGGGTATGTACGATTTTCCGAACACCTTGAATTGGAGTCCGAATGCCCAAGTGGTGCACGGTATTCCGAATGAAGAGCCCTTAAAGGAAGGCGATATCATCTCTGTTGATTGCGGTGCATTGAAAAATGGTTTTTACGGTGATCATGCCTATACCTTCGAAGTCGGCGAAGTGACAGAAGAAACCAAAAAATTGCTACAGGTCACCAAAGAGTCGCTTTATGTCGGTATTCGTCAGTTTAAATTAGGAAATCGGGTCGGTGACGTAGGTTATGCCATTCAGAATTTTTGCGAGAGCCACGGGTATGGTGTTGTACGTGAACTGGTTGGCCATGGTTTGGGCACCAAACTCCATGAAACCCCTGAAATGCCCAATTATGGAAAACGGGGCCGAGGAAAGAAATTCGTAAACGGAATGGTCGTTGCCATAGAGCCCATGATCAATATGGGTACCCGTCGCATCAAGCAGCTAAATGATGGTTGGACCATACTCACCGCAGATGGTAAACCCAGCGCACATTTTGAGCATGATGTGGCCCTGATCGATGGTAGACCCGAGCTACTATCGACTTTTCAGTACATATACGATGCCTTGGGCATAGTGTCTGATGAAGAAGTAGAGTTCAAAAGACACGAATTTCACTAA
- a CDS encoding GxxExxY protein — protein MSNKLIYKDESYFIIGLCMDVHKELGKGFSEIVYGDALELELKSNGVPYKREVKFEIQYKGNVLPHHYFADFVVDDKIILELKAIESLTKSHIKQTLNYLATSKLKLGLLVNFGEDSLAYRRAIL, from the coding sequence TTGTCAAACAAACTGATTTATAAAGACGAATCATACTTTATCATTGGTTTGTGTATGGATGTTCATAAAGAGCTGGGAAAAGGATTTAGTGAAATCGTGTACGGCGATGCTTTGGAATTAGAACTGAAATCGAATGGGGTTCCATACAAACGAGAGGTAAAATTCGAAATTCAGTATAAAGGAAATGTGCTTCCCCATCATTACTTTGCAGATTTTGTGGTTGATGACAAAATTATATTAGAACTTAAGGCAATCGAATCATTAACCAAAAGCCATATCAAACAAACACTCAATTATTTGGCAACTTCAAAATTGAAATTAGGTCTTTTGGTCAATTTTGGCGAAGACAGTTTAGCCTATAGAAGAGCAATCCTTTAA
- a CDS encoding class I SAM-dependent methyltransferase, with product MSSIFKYTLNLLPRPWLIKLSYLARPVLAFFLKGNEYTDPIDGQSFRAFLPYGYENTRENVLSPSTLSLERHRLLWLYLKNETDFFSSKLKVLHFAPEQAFYKRFKKLKNLQYTTTDLNSPLADVKADICDLPFDDGSFDVILCNHVLEHITDDRKAMRELYRIMTPGGWGIFQIPQDLGRKTTFEDDSITDKKERTRIFGQYDHVRIYGRDYFDKLRSVGFTVDEVDYTKKLSQKEVGRYRLAKGEIIPLVSK from the coding sequence GTGTCATCGATATTCAAATACACCCTTAATCTCTTGCCTAGGCCATGGCTGATCAAATTGAGCTATCTGGCAAGACCCGTTCTGGCCTTTTTTCTTAAAGGGAACGAGTATACCGACCCCATTGACGGGCAAAGTTTTCGAGCCTTTTTACCCTATGGATATGAAAATACCAGGGAGAACGTGCTATCGCCCTCTACCCTATCGCTTGAGCGTCATCGTTTGCTCTGGCTTTACCTCAAAAATGAAACCGACTTTTTCTCCAGTAAGCTAAAAGTGCTGCATTTTGCCCCTGAACAAGCATTCTATAAGCGATTCAAAAAGCTCAAAAATCTACAGTACACCACGACCGACCTCAATTCTCCCCTAGCGGATGTCAAGGCCGATATCTGTGATCTACCTTTTGATGACGGTTCTTTTGATGTCATTCTTTGCAACCATGTCTTAGAGCACATTACCGATGACAGAAAGGCAATGCGAGAACTGTATCGCATCATGACACCTGGTGGATGGGGCATCTTTCAAATTCCTCAGGACCTGGGTCGCAAAACCACTTTTGAAGACGATTCCATTACCGACAAAAAAGAACGGACCAGAATTTTTGGGCAATATGACCATGTGCGCATTTATGGTCGTGATTACTTTGATAAATTAAGAAGTGTCGGTTTTACGGTCGATGAGGTCGATTATACCAAAAAACTCTCTCAAAAAGAAGTGGGCAGATATCGTTTGGCCAAAGGGGAAATCATTCCTTTGGTATCAAAATGA
- a CDS encoding FAD:protein FMN transferase yields the protein MIRTFLFLTVLIVSMSCGPDERVKNQNLGQALGTTYAITYIADEQLDYQSEIDSVFAVVNQSMSTYIPTSDISKINNGDSTVTVDAMFKEVFQISKEIYQSTDGYFDPTVGILVDAWGFGPGEQLNLDSAKVDSLLRFVGWEKVQLNPDNTITKRYANIRFDFNAIAKGYAIDRLGSLLDQKKIDNYLVEVGGELLAKGTNKISGKRWTVGIDDPQVEGGRRLKRIIFLKDRAMASSGNYRKFRIDSVTGEKFVHTIDPKTGFTKNAKVLATSVIADDCATADGYATAFMAMDLERSKNILKEQPVLEAYIIYLDDEGETKEYMTSGFEKLVEE from the coding sequence ATGATAAGGACATTTCTATTTCTTACTGTTTTGATTGTTTCAATGAGCTGTGGCCCTGATGAACGGGTCAAGAACCAAAACCTTGGGCAAGCTTTGGGCACCACCTATGCCATCACTTATATCGCGGACGAACAACTTGATTACCAGTCAGAAATCGACTCAGTTTTCGCGGTGGTCAACCAATCAATGTCCACTTATATTCCCACCTCTGATATTTCTAAGATCAATAACGGTGATTCTACGGTAACGGTAGATGCCATGTTCAAAGAGGTATTTCAAATTTCTAAGGAAATATACCAAAGCACAGATGGTTATTTTGATCCCACTGTGGGAATCTTGGTAGATGCCTGGGGTTTTGGCCCCGGTGAGCAACTCAACCTCGACAGTGCCAAAGTGGATAGTCTATTGCGATTTGTAGGATGGGAAAAAGTACAACTGAACCCCGACAATACCATCACAAAAAGGTATGCGAACATTCGTTTTGATTTTAACGCCATTGCCAAGGGTTATGCCATTGACCGATTGGGAAGCCTTTTAGACCAAAAAAAGATCGATAACTATCTTGTTGAGGTCGGAGGGGAGCTATTGGCCAAGGGCACCAATAAGATCTCAGGTAAACGATGGACGGTAGGTATCGATGACCCACAGGTTGAGGGAGGTAGAAGACTGAAACGGATCATTTTCCTAAAAGATAGGGCAATGGCCTCGTCGGGCAATTATCGAAAGTTTCGCATCGATTCGGTTACAGGAGAGAAATTTGTGCACACCATAGATCCAAAAACCGGCTTCACCAAAAATGCAAAGGTTTTGGCCACTAGTGTCATAGCAGACGATTGTGCCACTGCCGACGGGTATGCCACGGCATTTATGGCGATGGATTTGGAGCGCTCAAAAAATATCTTAAAAGAACAACCTGTACTGGAAGCGTATATCATCTATTTGGATGATGAAGGAGAGACCAAAGAATATATGACTTCAGGCTTTGAAAAATTGGTCGAAGAATGA